In the Flavobacterium acetivorans genome, one interval contains:
- a CDS encoding aspartyl/asparaginyl beta-hydroxylase domain-containing protein, producing the protein MNPFSIKLPISFSIDKLQSELAVCENDLWTPHFNTQRYEGSWTSISLRSASGEVNDILSFANKEYHNTSLLDHCPYFTEIINWFKCDKEAIRLLRLDPQSEIKEHVDNDTSYEDGFFRIHIPIVTNSEVFFYVNHELVPMRMGECWYANFQLPHSVQNKGLKPRIHLTLDCVRNAWSDDLFTKMGFDIHYSSKKNQYSDEVKRQIIAELSRTPSEINAKIIASLQAK; encoded by the coding sequence ATGAATCCTTTTTCTATTAAACTCCCAATTTCCTTTTCGATAGATAAATTGCAAAGTGAATTAGCTGTATGTGAAAATGATCTGTGGACTCCCCATTTCAATACACAACGCTATGAAGGCAGTTGGACCAGTATTTCTTTGAGATCAGCTTCTGGCGAGGTAAATGACATTTTATCTTTTGCAAATAAAGAATACCATAATACTAGTTTACTTGATCATTGTCCTTATTTTACCGAAATTATAAATTGGTTTAAATGTGACAAAGAAGCTATACGGTTACTTCGTTTAGATCCACAAAGTGAAATAAAAGAGCACGTAGATAATGATACTTCCTATGAGGATGGTTTTTTTAGAATTCACATACCTATTGTAACAAATTCTGAAGTTTTTTTTTATGTTAACCATGAACTTGTTCCTATGAGGATGGGTGAGTGCTGGTACGCCAATTTTCAGCTTCCTCATAGTGTGCAAAATAAGGGATTGAAACCCAGAATTCACCTCACTCTGGATTGTGTCAGAAACGCGTGGTCAGATGACTTATTTACAAAAATGGGTTTTGATATTCATTATTCTTCAAAGAAAAACCAGTATTCAGACGAAGTTAAACGACAAATTATTGCTGAACTCTCCAGAACTCCATCTGAGATAAATGCCAAAATTATAGCAAGTCTGCAAGCTAAATAG
- a CDS encoding phytanoyl-CoA dioxygenase family protein: MPSTNIEKLWERTLHPEKTTVSGENCSWNKEIESLYRLGISMEDTLRYLYFEKPSLDSFKEWIVKNQKDISTAEQTISEDVLYEEDLAFWDKNGYVVVKNAISKSECEATQQAIWEFLGMDPNQKETWYKQNEEQRGLMLTFSNHPTLNKNRQSLRIQKAYQQLYGTTKIYKTIDKVSFNPPENEYFRFLGSSLHWDVSLKLPIPFGLQGLLYLTDCGEKEGAFHCVAGFHHHIENWLSELLPNENPRKVAVETLKPTAVIGNAGDFIIWHQALPHCATPNHGSAPRMVQYLTYLPDNYKQTSEWI, translated from the coding sequence ATGCCGTCAACCAATATTGAGAAACTCTGGGAACGAACATTACACCCTGAAAAAACAACTGTTTCTGGTGAAAATTGCTCTTGGAATAAGGAAATTGAATCATTGTACCGCTTGGGTATCAGTATGGAAGATACGCTTCGTTATCTATATTTTGAGAAACCCAGTTTGGATTCTTTTAAAGAATGGATTGTAAAAAATCAAAAAGATATTTCTACAGCGGAGCAAACTATCTCTGAAGATGTTCTTTATGAGGAAGATCTAGCTTTTTGGGATAAAAACGGGTATGTAGTCGTGAAAAATGCCATATCTAAATCAGAATGTGAGGCAACCCAACAAGCCATTTGGGAATTTTTAGGGATGGATCCCAACCAAAAAGAGACTTGGTACAAACAAAACGAAGAACAGAGAGGTCTGATGCTCACTTTTTCAAATCATCCCACGCTGAATAAAAACAGGCAATCATTGCGAATTCAAAAAGCCTATCAGCAACTTTATGGCACCACAAAGATCTATAAAACGATCGATAAGGTAAGTTTTAATCCTCCTGAAAATGAATATTTTCGGTTCTTAGGAAGTTCGCTTCACTGGGATGTAAGTTTAAAACTGCCTATCCCTTTTGGGCTACAAGGACTTCTTTATCTGACGGACTGTGGGGAAAAAGAGGGTGCATTTCATTGTGTTGCAGGATTTCACCACCATATTGAGAATTGGCTAAGTGAGTTGTTGCCTAATGAAAATCCAAGAAAAGTGGCTGTTGAAACACTAAAGCCCACTGCTGTGATCGGAAACGCTGGAGATTTCATTATTTGGCACCAGGCATTACCTCATTGTGCCACACCCAATCACGGTTCTGCTCCCAGAATGGTACAATACCTTACTTATTTACCAGACAACTATAAGCAAACTTCGGAATGGATTTAA
- a CDS encoding transposase, with amino-acid sequence MKKVRKIYDASFKEQAVQLSYDRTNVSELARELGITPPQLYKWRKEFETFGEGSFPGKGNLKQTPEQAKIHELEKKLKDAELERDILKKAIGIFSKSGR; translated from the coding sequence ATGAAAAAAGTCCGTAAAATTTATGATGCAAGTTTTAAAGAACAGGCAGTTCAACTGAGCTATGACAGAACCAATGTTTCAGAGCTTGCAAGAGAATTAGGTATAACACCCCCACAATTATATAAATGGCGCAAAGAATTTGAGACCTTTGGAGAAGGAAGTTTTCCTGGAAAAGGAAATTTAAAACAAACTCCAGAGCAAGCAAAAATTCACGAATTAGAGAAAAAGCTCAAAGATGCAGAGTTGGAACGCGATATATTAAAAAAAGCAATCGGCATTTTTTCCAAGAGCGGTCGATGA
- a CDS encoding outer membrane beta-barrel protein, producing MKFNIKNIIGAAAFLISQGMAAQFYIGAQAGIGNIQSDFKGTVAGYELGGAIKAGYIYSLSNHIGIGSGVEFSQYKQDVFLSNSSVTLSNYEIDPSGSAFVYDVTTANYKEKQTLHAIQVPLFLQYKTNINKGIDFNFRAGAKYFLPVNYKIKATANNVIGTAYYPDVNLTIDNLPEYGFGVNSDYSATGEYQTKGIIMSMFELGFTFDMGTKNALYAAMFLENGYGSILDQEKDESYIGYNPTSVVDRKANGLYSTDKNAKIKAVAFGVTLGWNFK from the coding sequence ATGAAATTTAATATTAAAAACATAATAGGAGCTGCAGCCTTCCTGATTTCTCAAGGGATGGCTGCTCAGTTTTATATAGGTGCCCAAGCAGGCATTGGGAATATTCAAAGCGATTTCAAAGGTACCGTGGCTGGTTATGAACTTGGTGGAGCAATAAAAGCGGGTTATATTTATTCTTTAAGCAATCATATCGGAATTGGGTCAGGTGTTGAGTTTTCTCAATACAAACAGGATGTTTTTTTAAGCAATTCCTCAGTCACACTAAGTAACTATGAAATTGATCCTTCAGGTTCCGCTTTTGTTTATGATGTTACTACGGCTAATTATAAGGAAAAGCAAACACTACATGCTATCCAAGTTCCACTTTTTTTGCAATATAAAACAAATATAAATAAAGGGATTGATTTTAATTTTAGAGCAGGAGCTAAATACTTTTTGCCTGTAAATTATAAAATAAAAGCAACAGCAAATAATGTAATTGGGACTGCATATTATCCAGACGTTAATTTGACTATTGATAATTTACCAGAATATGGTTTTGGAGTCAATAGTGATTATTCCGCTACTGGAGAATACCAAACTAAGGGCATTATAATGAGTATGTTTGAATTGGGTTTTACATTTGATATGGGAACAAAGAACGCATTATATGCAGCAATGTTTCTTGAAAACGGTTATGGTTCCATTCTCGACCAAGAAAAAGATGAATCTTATATAGGTTATAACCCAACATCTGTTGTAGATAGGAAAGCTAATGGATTGTATAGTACTGATAAAAATGCAAAAATTAAAGCTGTTGCCTTTGGAGTTACACTAGGATGGAATTTTAAATAA
- a CDS encoding sulfotransferase family protein, translated as MENIDHPLLHWIPYKLIEKDNDVYFEWIYLGDRKYTDPFFEETISKCKSHPYNSKVVRVVSTIENLLDWSKQLISIELKALVFHVSRCGSTMVSQSLVTSSGNIMISEAPLIDQILRATVFDFKQKCVLVEAVIRLLGQKRFPEQKNLIIKLDAWHIFNVAQFRLIFPELPFMLLYREPAEVLKSHQKMIGMHMVPGLIPHSVFGIPSLIITEISYKQYGALVLEKYFQAFLDFYATDQNVLLCNYNDGMQSVIERFISFVVIDYSNDEVIEMFERLKKHSKNQNAAFKGDFFSAEVLGIDLTQLKILYEKLSNNQINV; from the coding sequence ATGGAAAACATAGATCATCCTCTTTTACATTGGATTCCTTATAAGTTAATTGAAAAAGATAATGATGTATATTTTGAATGGATCTATCTAGGAGATAGAAAATATACGGATCCGTTTTTTGAAGAAACTATTTCTAAATGTAAAAGCCATCCCTATAATTCAAAAGTAGTTAGAGTAGTAAGTACTATAGAGAATCTTTTGGATTGGTCTAAGCAATTGATTTCTATCGAATTAAAAGCGTTAGTATTTCATGTTTCGCGCTGCGGCTCTACCATGGTGAGTCAGTCTTTAGTTACTTCTTCAGGAAATATAATGATTTCTGAAGCTCCGCTTATAGATCAAATTTTACGTGCTACTGTTTTTGATTTCAAACAAAAGTGTGTTCTTGTTGAAGCAGTTATAAGGCTTCTAGGTCAAAAACGATTTCCAGAACAAAAAAATTTAATTATAAAGTTGGACGCGTGGCATATATTTAATGTTGCCCAATTTAGATTGATCTTTCCGGAATTACCTTTTATGTTGCTTTATAGAGAACCAGCAGAGGTCTTAAAATCTCATCAAAAAATGATTGGAATGCATATGGTTCCCGGATTAATACCGCACAGTGTTTTTGGTATTCCCTCTCTGATTATTACAGAAATTAGCTACAAACAGTATGGTGCATTAGTTTTAGAGAAATATTTCCAGGCATTTCTTGATTTTTATGCAACAGATCAAAATGTTTTATTATGCAATTATAATGACGGAATGCAATCTGTCATAGAGCGATTTATATCTTTTGTTGTCATTGACTATTCAAATGATGAAGTTATTGAAATGTTTGAACGTTTAAAAAAGCACTCTAAAAATCAAAACGCGGCCTTCAAAGGTGATTTCTTTTCCGCTGAAGTTTTGGGAATAGATCTTACCCAACTTAAAATCTTGTATGAAAAATTAAGTAATAATCAAATAAATGTCTAG
- a CDS encoding phage tail protein — protein MFAGNFAPRGWAFCNGQILSIAQNTALFSILGTTYGGNGQTTFALPDLRGREAIGWGQGPGLSNIMLGQVGGVENVTLITNQIPAHNHALNVNDGDATVHKPTSATVIAAPVDVNGDGVNDYLSTTPNVALSPNSIGLTGGNLPHENRVPYLGVTYIICLEGIFPSRN, from the coding sequence ATGTTCGCAGGAAATTTCGCCCCAAGAGGATGGGCGTTTTGTAATGGTCAAATCCTTTCAATAGCCCAAAACACAGCTCTTTTTTCTATATTAGGGACTACGTATGGAGGAAACGGTCAGACAACTTTTGCTTTGCCAGATTTAAGAGGAAGAGAAGCAATTGGATGGGGACAAGGACCAGGTCTTTCAAATATTATGTTAGGTCAAGTTGGAGGAGTTGAAAATGTGACACTTATCACTAATCAAATTCCGGCTCATAATCATGCATTAAATGTGAATGATGGTGATGCGACTGTACATAAACCAACAAGTGCAACTGTAATAGCAGCTCCGGTTGATGTAAATGGAGATGGTGTTAATGATTATTTAAGTACTACTCCGAATGTTGCATTATCTCCAAACTCAATTGGTCTAACAGGAGGCAATCTACCACATGAAAATAGAGTTCCATATTTGGGTGTTACTTATATTATCTGCCTCGAAGGTATTTTTCCTTCAAGAAACTAA
- a CDS encoding MBG domain-containing protein gives MKGNITLKIKNLILLLILVSFAPIANAQLQTGDIAFVGINSDTNPNEIAILTLSSIASGQTILLTDYAWNGSSLETGNSSAEGFITWTTNTIVPAGTLIKITIGSGAVIGGGLSDFGSVSATGWSADAIASGGDNWFVLQGSIAAPTFIYAYANWSTSAYGTKTWPSTGVTFPNATISYLPSSLSNGTTANIQSGSPLYHFDNNVYTGIKSGTKAAILLAIADSANWSGSEVDTETKDLTPGGTNFPGVNPIFTIGSPVSISGQPSNISTCTNTNASFSIVASNATGYQWQVNEGSGFTNIANGAPYSGATTTTLTITAVTAGMSGYSYRCVVSGADSATSNSGTLTVSNTIVTTTSQTNVSCKGGSNGSAILSASGGIAPYTYSWSPSGGTAATASGLSAQTYTVTVTDNIGCVKTHTVIITEPAATLVATAAAQTNVSCFGGSNGSATVALTGGTPSYTYSWSPSGGTGATASGLTTGTYTCTVTDANGCTATQSFTITQSTALVVTPASQTNVSCFGGSNGSAAINTPTGGAGGYTYDWTPGTPTGDGTTSVTGLTAGTWTCTVTDANGCTETQSFTLTQPTAITVTPASQTNIACNGGSTGAAAINTPTGGAGGYTYDWTPGTPTGDGTTSVTGLNAGTYTIKVTDANGCTATQSFTVTQPSALAVTPASQTNVSCFGGSNGTATVSVSGGTSAYTYAWSPSGGTAATATGLSAGTYTVTVTDANACIATQSFTITQPPVLAVTPASQTNVSCFGGSNGSATVSVSGGTSAYTYAWSPSGGTTATASGLSAGTYTVTVTDANACIATQSFTITQPAVLAVTPASQTNVSCFGGSNGSATVSVSGGTSAYTYAWSPSGGTAAIATGLAAGTYTVIVTDANGCTATQNFTITQPTALVATAATQTNVTCNGGADGSATVSVSGGTSGYTYAWAPTGGTAATATGLSAGTYTVTVTDANGCVTTQGFTITQPTAIGFTTTVLSGYDYNTGYSQTIVASGGTGAKTYAVTTGSLPSGFNLLPNGEITGTSTQIAASNFTVTATDENNCITTHDFILKLNQIPITVTATASQTKIYGAADPILIYLVSPNLENGDTFSGALLRASGEDIGDYAINVGTLSAGSKYLMTFVGSNFAITAKPITVTADVAQTKVYGTADPVFTYSVAPSLVSGDSFTGNLTRVAGQNIGNYAIEKGSLSAGNNYDITYVSKDFAITAKPITITADASQTKVYGTADPVFTYSVVPSLVSGDSFTGNLTRVAGQNIGNYAIEKGSLSVGSNYDITYISNDFAITAKPITVIADTAQTKVYGAANPIYTYTVSPSLVGSDAFTGALTRAVGENIGTYAITQGSLSAGSNYSINYVSEDFAITAKPITVTANPSQTKVYGTADPVFAYSVSPSLVGSDAFTGSLTRAAGENVGTYAIGQGNLSAGSNYTIDYVGTTFSITKADQLISWNQVLSLGCDGETTVLLTASSSSGLAVSYASSDSNIATISNGLLVTNNYGSAIITSSQAGNANYNAAAVVELAVVNSQPNLIRKQFENIIFFDNSSNSFKSYSWYKNGVLVPGQTAQYFKESGALNGIYHAVATKLDGTLITSCPLILSPTVEEEYIKIVPNPVKPDATYELVTNVSSSRLQNARIEVYGIGGLLIENKTTSQNTVSLKAPTVEGIYIVKMTLANGKYFTKNLLVKN, from the coding sequence ATGAAAGGGAACATTACTTTAAAAATTAAAAATTTAATCCTCTTGTTGATCCTGGTTAGTTTTGCACCAATTGCGAATGCTCAATTACAGACAGGTGACATTGCTTTTGTAGGAATTAATTCAGATACAAATCCCAATGAAATAGCTATCTTGACCTTAAGTTCCATAGCTAGTGGTCAAACAATATTACTAACTGACTATGCATGGAATGGCTCTTCATTAGAAACAGGCAATAGTAGTGCTGAAGGTTTTATAACTTGGACCACTAATACAATAGTTCCTGCCGGAACGCTTATTAAGATTACGATAGGTTCAGGTGCAGTAATAGGTGGAGGTCTTTCGGACTTTGGTTCTGTCTCTGCTACTGGATGGAGTGCCGATGCGATTGCATCTGGTGGTGATAACTGGTTTGTCTTGCAAGGAAGTATTGCAGCTCCAACTTTTATTTATGCTTACGCTAATTGGAGTACATCCGCCTATGGAACTAAAACTTGGCCAAGTACAGGTGTGACTTTCCCTAATGCTACTATTTCTTATTTACCGTCTAGTTTATCGAATGGCACAACAGCAAATATTCAGAGTGGAAGCCCTTTGTATCATTTTGATAATAATGTTTATACAGGAATCAAGTCAGGAACTAAAGCTGCTATTTTATTGGCAATTGCCGATTCAGCGAATTGGAGCGGAAGTGAAGTTGATACTGAAACTAAAGATCTAACACCTGGAGGTACAAATTTCCCCGGAGTAAATCCAATCTTTACTATTGGCTCGCCGGTAAGTATTTCTGGGCAGCCTTCTAATATTAGTACTTGTACCAATACTAATGCCTCCTTTTCCATAGTGGCTTCAAATGCAACTGGTTATCAGTGGCAGGTAAATGAAGGTAGCGGATTTACAAATATTGCTAATGGGGCACCTTATTCTGGCGCTACTACAACTACTTTAACTATCACAGCGGTAACAGCTGGAATGAGTGGTTATTCATATCGCTGCGTCGTTAGTGGTGCAGATTCTGCTACCTCAAATTCAGGAACACTAACTGTTTCTAATACAATTGTTACTACAACTTCTCAAACCAATGTATCCTGTAAGGGAGGCAGTAATGGTTCAGCAATCCTATCGGCTTCTGGCGGGATAGCACCTTATACCTACTCATGGTCCCCTTCTGGTGGTACAGCAGCAACAGCTTCTGGTCTGAGTGCGCAAACATACACCGTTACCGTTACCGACAATATTGGATGTGTAAAAACCCATACAGTTATTATTACAGAACCAGCAGCTACTCTTGTAGCAACAGCTGCCGCACAAACCAACGTATCTTGTTTTGGAGGCTCAAATGGTTCTGCTACAGTAGCTCTTACAGGAGGCACACCAAGTTACACTTATTCATGGTCACCTTCGGGAGGTACTGGCGCTACTGCTAGTGGCTTAACTACGGGCACTTATACTTGTACGGTTACTGATGCTAACGGTTGTACCGCTACTCAAAGTTTTACGATAACGCAATCTACTGCTCTTGTAGTAACACCTGCTTCGCAAACCAATGTATCTTGTTTTGGAGGTTCAAATGGTTCAGCTGCTATCAATACACCAACAGGCGGTGCGGGAGGATATACTTACGATTGGACTCCGGGAACACCAACAGGTGACGGAACTACTTCTGTTACAGGTTTAACAGCAGGAACTTGGACATGTACTGTGACTGATGCTAATGGTTGTACTGAAACTCAAAGTTTTACGCTGACCCAACCTACTGCTATTACCGTAACACCTGCATCACAAACGAATATCGCTTGTAATGGAGGTTCAACCGGTGCAGCTGCTATTAATACACCAACCGGTGGTGCCGGTGGATATACGTACGATTGGACTCCGGGAACTCCAACAGGTGACGGAACTACATCTGTAACAGGATTGAATGCTGGAACGTATACCATAAAGGTTACTGATGCCAACGGTTGTACCGCTACTCAAAGTTTTACGGTTACTCAGCCATCAGCTCTAGCTGTAACGCCAGCTTCACAAACCAATGTAAGTTGTTTTGGAGGAAGTAACGGAACTGCTACTGTAAGTGTATCAGGAGGAACAAGTGCTTACACGTATGCATGGTCTCCATCAGGAGGAACTGCTGCTACAGCCACAGGATTGAGTGCAGGAACGTATACCGTAACGGTTACCGATGCTAACGCATGTATCGCTACTCAAAGTTTTACGATCACGCAACCACCTGTTCTAGCCGTAACACCAGCTTCGCAAACCAATGTAAGTTGTTTTGGAGGAAGTAACGGATCTGCTACTGTAAGTGTATCAGGAGGAACAAGTGCTTATACGTATGCATGGTCTCCATCAGGAGGAACTACTGCTACAGCTTCAGGATTGAGTGCAGGAACGTATACCGTAACGGTTACCGATGCTAACGCATGTATCGCTACTCAAAGTTTTACGATCACGCAACCAGCTGTTCTAGCCGTAACACCAGCTTCGCAAACCAATGTAAGTTGTTTTGGAGGAAGTAACGGATCTGCTACTGTAAGTGTATCAGGAGGAACAAGTGCTTATACGTATGCATGGTCTCCATCAGGAGGAACCGCAGCGATAGCTACCGGACTTGCAGCTGGGACTTATACTGTAATTGTAACCGACGCTAACGGATGTACGGCTACTCAAAACTTTACAATTACGCAACCAACTGCTCTCGTTGCAACTGCTGCTACACAAACGAACGTTACTTGCAATGGAGGTGCTGACGGATCTGCTACGGTAAGTGTTTCAGGAGGTACAAGTGGATATACCTATGCATGGGCTCCAACAGGCGGAACGGCAGCTACTGCAACAGGACTAAGTGCTGGAACTTATACTGTAACTGTTACAGATGCTAATGGTTGTGTAACGACTCAAGGTTTTACCATTACACAGCCAACGGCAATTGGTTTTACGACAACTGTTTTATCTGGTTATGATTACAATACTGGATATAGTCAGACTATTGTAGCTTCAGGAGGAACAGGGGCTAAAACGTATGCAGTTACAACGGGAAGTTTGCCTTCTGGCTTCAATCTATTACCAAATGGAGAGATAACAGGAACTTCAACTCAAATTGCTGCTAGTAATTTTACGGTTACTGCTACTGATGAAAATAATTGTATTACTACGCACGATTTTATACTAAAATTAAACCAAATACCTATTACTGTAACTGCTACTGCATCTCAAACTAAAATTTACGGCGCAGCTGATCCTATTCTCATATATTTAGTTTCTCCAAATTTAGAAAACGGTGATACATTTAGTGGAGCTTTATTAAGAGCTTCTGGTGAAGATATTGGCGATTACGCTATAAATGTAGGCACCCTTTCAGCTGGTTCTAAATATTTAATGACTTTTGTTGGTTCTAATTTCGCTATTACAGCTAAACCGATTACTGTTACAGCCGATGTTGCTCAAACAAAAGTGTACGGTACAGCTGATCCTGTATTTACTTATTCAGTTGCGCCAAGTTTAGTTAGTGGAGATTCGTTTACTGGAAACCTAACACGAGTAGCGGGACAAAACATTGGTAATTATGCAATTGAAAAAGGAAGTTTAAGTGCAGGTAATAATTACGACATTACTTATGTAAGTAAAGATTTCGCTATTACAGCTAAACCGATTACCATTACAGCCGATGCTTCACAAACTAAAGTGTACGGTACAGCAGATCCTGTGTTTACTTATTCAGTTGTTCCAAGTTTAGTTAGTGGGGATTCGTTTACTGGAAACCTAACACGAGTAGCGGGTCAAAACATTGGTAATTATGCAATTGAAAAAGGAAGTTTAAGTGTAGGTAGCAATTACGACATTACTTATATAAGCAACGATTTTGCTATTACTGCTAAACCAATTACTGTTATAGCCGATACTGCTCAAACCAAAGTCTACGGTGCAGCTAATCCTATTTATACTTATACAGTTTCGCCGAGTTTGGTAGGAAGTGATGCATTTACAGGAGCATTAACTAGAGCTGTAGGAGAAAATATTGGAACTTATGCTATCACACAAGGAAGTTTGAGTGCCGGTTCAAATTACAGTATCAATTATGTTAGTGAAGACTTTGCTATTACGGCCAAGCCAATAACAGTTACAGCGAATCCTTCTCAAACCAAAGTTTACGGTACGGCTGATCCTGTTTTTGCTTATTCAGTTTCGCCGAGTTTAGTAGGAAGTGATGCATTTACAGGATCTTTGACAAGAGCTGCTGGAGAGAATGTTGGGACTTATGCAATAGGACAAGGAAATTTAAGTGCTGGTTCAAATTATACAATTGATTATGTTGGTACTACTTTTAGTATTACTAAAGCAGATCAGTTAATTAGTTGGAATCAAGTTCTGTCTTTAGGTTGTGATGGCGAGACTACAGTACTTTTAACAGCTAGTTCTAGTAGTGGTTTAGCAGTGAGTTATGCCTCTTCCGATAGTAATATCGCAACAATTTCAAATGGTTTATTAGTCACTAATAATTATGGTTCAGCCATAATTACAAGCTCACAAGCGGGTAATGCTAATTATAATGCTGCAGCAGTAGTAGAATTAGCAGTTGTAAATAGTCAGCCTAATTTAATTAGAAAACAATTTGAAAATATTATATTCTTTGATAATAGTTCTAATAGTTTTAAATCCTATAGTTGGTATAAAAATGGAGTTTTAGTTCCAGGTCAAACGGCCCAATACTTTAAAGAAAGTGGTGCTTTAAATGGGATCTATCATGCAGTGGCCACCAAATTGGACGGAACATTAATTACTAGCTGTCCATTAATTTTATCTCCAACAGTAGAAGAGGAATATATAAAAATTGTACCTAATCCTGTTAAACCAGATGCAACTTATGAGCTTGTTACTAATGTATCGTCTTCAAGATTACAGAATGCACGTATTGAGGTATATGGTATAGGGGGATTATTGATAGAGAATAAAACTACTAGTCAAAACACAGTGAGTTTAAAAGCACCAACTGTGGAAGGTATTTATATTGTGAAAATGACCTTGGCAAATGGTAAATATTTCACTAAAAATCTTTTAGTTAAAAATTAA
- a CDS encoding IS3 family transposase: protein MKYCFIKKNEKIFPIEKMCRVLEISTGSFYRWRRANITIAQKRIIALKEQIEKIYFESKQRYGSPRIAIELQCLGYQISRITVAKCFDPYKTRVIF, encoded by the coding sequence ATGAAATACTGTTTCATTAAAAAGAATGAAAAAATATTTCCGATTGAAAAAATGTGTCGTGTTTTAGAAATCAGTACAGGAAGTTTTTATCGCTGGAGAAGAGCAAATATAACAATTGCTCAAAAAAGGATAATTGCTTTAAAAGAACAGATAGAGAAAATTTATTTTGAGTCCAAACAACGCTATGGAAGTCCCAGAATAGCAATAGAACTCCAGTGTTTAGGATATCAAATATCCAGAATAACGGTAGCTAAGTGTTTTGACCCCTATAAAACAAGAGTAATATTCTAA